From Candidatus Sphingomonas colombiensis, one genomic window encodes:
- a CDS encoding FecR domain-containing protein, with protein sequence MSEEAVPTPSPNQLREEAAEWFAIMRGPEADVRRDDFNKWLARGALHMRAYNSVAETFNLGKLLKDAPSPSADGANAQRPAADNGGKPSQGKLLIGLLAAGCIGISAVALTTHLAGRAGSQAADATAEGEVERQYATGVGEIRNVALSDGSRLALDTNTLVVASYNSRERGLRLMNGRARFYVAHEARPFLVRADTTVVKGGGTIFDVALLSTRRVAIHLVQGAIDVHSQPDSSLRPAGAARTLPAIFTRMKVGERLLVDSDRDTPQPGVPVGDENWPEGVEAFNDVPLSQLLDAANRYTRKPISVATAEIGALRVSGTFHLRDTPRIAEKVADLLVLAVTYEDSGYTLGRRCVPNIGIRCRPPS encoded by the coding sequence ATGAGCGAGGAAGCCGTACCAACACCGTCACCCAACCAACTTCGTGAGGAAGCAGCCGAGTGGTTCGCGATCATGCGCGGGCCGGAAGCCGATGTGCGTAGGGACGACTTCAACAAATGGCTTGCTCGCGGGGCGCTGCACATGCGCGCGTACAACAGCGTCGCCGAGACCTTCAACCTCGGCAAGTTGCTCAAGGACGCCCCATCGCCTTCCGCTGACGGGGCAAATGCGCAACGGCCGGCCGCTGATAATGGTGGAAAGCCTTCCCAGGGCAAGCTCCTGATCGGCCTGCTCGCGGCAGGCTGCATCGGGATTTCTGCGGTCGCCCTGACCACGCATCTGGCCGGCAGGGCCGGATCGCAGGCAGCGGATGCCACTGCCGAAGGTGAAGTCGAAAGACAGTATGCGACGGGGGTTGGCGAAATCCGCAATGTCGCGCTGTCCGATGGGTCGCGGCTCGCGCTGGACACGAACACGTTGGTGGTCGCGTCGTACAATTCTCGCGAGCGTGGTCTTCGCCTGATGAATGGACGCGCGCGCTTCTATGTCGCGCACGAAGCCCGCCCGTTTCTCGTTCGCGCCGACACGACCGTGGTGAAGGGCGGCGGGACAATATTCGACGTCGCCTTGCTTTCGACCCGCCGCGTCGCGATTCACCTGGTTCAGGGCGCTATCGACGTGCACAGCCAGCCGGATTCCAGCCTCCGGCCGGCCGGCGCCGCGCGCACCCTTCCAGCAATATTCACGCGAATGAAAGTCGGCGAACGGCTGCTCGTGGATTCCGATCGCGATACGCCTCAGCCCGGCGTTCCGGTCGGCGACGAAAATTGGCCGGAGGGTGTGGAAGCCTTCAACGACGTTCCCCTGTCCCAGTTGCTGGACGCCGCAAATCGATACACCAGGAAGCCCATATCGGTCGCGACCGCTGAGATTGGTGCCCTGCGTGTTTCAGGAACCTTCCACCTGCGAGACACCCCACGGATCGCGGAGAAGGTCGCCGATCTTCTGGTGCTTGCCGTAACATATGAGGATAGCGGCTATACGCTTGGCCGGCGCTGCGTGCCGAATATCGGCATTCGATGCCGGCCGCCCTCATAA
- a CDS encoding TonB-dependent receptor, which translates to MDTYTRWHLCIATSLIAFTAANPAACQQAAAREYHLPSQNLATSLLAIGQQSNTEILFQPKDVRHITAPALNGRFSPEDAVRAIVAPAGLRVDIENGSIFVRAQTTGGDQGDQGEVVVTGTRLRGAPIASPLISLTQRQIIDSGQVSLGDVVRTIPQNFGGAQNPGANITTPEKKGNYIGSGSAIDLRGLGGDATLTLLNGHRLAYSGAYQAIDISAIPIAALDRIEIVADGASALYGSDAVAGVANIILKRDFQGLSTSARFGASTDGGNQQQEYNAVGGTIWNSGGLMLAYDFSHNTPLVASQRGYTATTSPGLTLLPSLTQHNVIFTGHQALLPSVEFDIDAFYNHRFSARGYALTAAGDPATNGAILSFRSRSLSIAPSLKFDLGSGWEAKIAGVYSEDSSYYTFDQAYGGIHSLTAGCYCNDIKSIEASVDGDLVHLPAGAIKLAVGTGYRSIGYHGYRTSGDIQNIDVSQGAYFAFGEMSIPVVSPAQHIHGIDKLNLTAALRYENYAGVASVATPKFGIIYSPADLLDIKASWGKSFKAPTFFERYSFQYADVYNAGTLGGTGLPPTASVLLLNGGNPDLKPERATTWTITAALHPPALKGLSVEISYFNVQYDQRIVAPIAYITQALSDPQYRSFVNNAPTTADVAQAIGSRIFTNYTGGAYDPANVAAIVYDGNVNAASQSIHGVDISAKYSLATRMGGRIQLTADGSYLDSSQRLTADLAPVQLAGTVFNPAHFRGRVGASWDQGGLTLTSYVNYTGPVDDTRIGLVGRAGPMTTLDLSARYRFGERSGLFHGFDISLSALNLLNASPKAIKTTGVYDTPYDPLNYSPVGRFLNLAITKQW; encoded by the coding sequence ATGGATACCTATACGCGTTGGCACCTCTGCATCGCGACGTCGCTGATCGCCTTCACTGCCGCTAATCCCGCTGCTTGCCAGCAAGCCGCAGCGCGCGAATACCATCTGCCAAGTCAGAACCTCGCGACCTCGCTGCTCGCGATCGGCCAGCAGTCCAACACCGAAATCCTGTTTCAGCCCAAGGATGTGCGGCACATCACCGCGCCCGCGCTGAATGGCCGATTTTCTCCCGAAGATGCGGTTCGCGCTATTGTCGCGCCCGCTGGTCTGCGTGTCGACATCGAGAACGGCAGCATATTCGTGCGCGCGCAAACCACGGGTGGTGATCAGGGTGATCAGGGTGAGGTTGTCGTCACCGGTACGCGGCTGCGCGGTGCGCCGATCGCCTCCCCCCTCATCAGCCTGACGCAGCGCCAGATAATCGATTCAGGCCAGGTAAGCCTCGGCGATGTCGTGCGAACAATCCCGCAGAATTTCGGGGGAGCGCAAAACCCTGGCGCCAACATCACGACGCCTGAGAAAAAGGGAAACTATATCGGATCCGGGTCCGCGATAGATTTGCGTGGCCTTGGCGGCGACGCGACCCTGACGCTGCTCAATGGGCATCGCCTCGCCTATAGCGGCGCTTATCAGGCGATAGACATCTCCGCGATCCCGATTGCCGCGCTCGACAGGATCGAAATTGTCGCCGACGGCGCCTCCGCGCTCTACGGGTCCGACGCGGTCGCAGGCGTCGCGAACATCATCCTGAAGCGCGATTTTCAAGGCCTCAGCACCTCGGCCCGATTTGGCGCCTCCACTGACGGCGGCAATCAGCAACAGGAATATAACGCGGTCGGGGGGACCATCTGGAACAGCGGCGGTCTCATGCTGGCGTACGATTTCTCGCACAACACGCCGCTTGTTGCGAGCCAGCGCGGCTATACAGCCACTACGTCGCCGGGGCTCACGCTTTTGCCAAGCCTGACCCAGCATAATGTCATCTTCACCGGACATCAGGCGCTATTGCCCTCGGTCGAATTCGACATCGACGCCTTCTACAATCACCGCTTCAGCGCGCGAGGCTATGCGCTTACCGCTGCCGGCGATCCCGCGACGAACGGCGCCATCCTGTCGTTTCGCAGCCGCTCGCTGTCGATCGCCCCTTCGCTCAAATTCGATCTCGGATCGGGATGGGAAGCCAAGATCGCCGGCGTTTATAGTGAGGACAGCAGCTATTATACGTTCGACCAGGCCTATGGCGGGATCCATTCGCTTACCGCGGGTTGCTATTGCAACGATATCAAGAGCATCGAAGCGTCAGTGGACGGCGATCTGGTCCACTTGCCCGCCGGGGCGATCAAGCTCGCAGTCGGCACCGGCTATCGCTCGATTGGCTATCACGGATATCGGACCTCGGGAGATATCCAGAATATTGACGTTTCGCAGGGCGCCTATTTCGCTTTTGGCGAGATGAGCATCCCGGTGGTGTCGCCCGCTCAACACATTCACGGAATCGACAAACTCAATCTCACCGCCGCCCTCAGATATGAAAATTATGCGGGGGTCGCGAGCGTCGCGACGCCGAAATTCGGGATAATCTATTCTCCGGCAGACCTGCTCGACATCAAGGCATCATGGGGAAAATCGTTCAAGGCGCCGACATTCTTCGAGCGTTACTCGTTCCAATATGCTGATGTGTACAATGCCGGAACGCTTGGCGGCACCGGGCTTCCGCCCACGGCTTCGGTTCTCTTATTGAACGGCGGAAATCCGGACCTGAAGCCGGAAAGAGCAACCACCTGGACCATCACCGCCGCGCTGCATCCACCTGCGCTCAAGGGGCTGTCGGTGGAAATCAGCTACTTCAACGTCCAATATGACCAGCGCATCGTCGCGCCGATCGCTTATATCACCCAGGCGCTGAGCGACCCGCAATATCGCAGCTTCGTCAACAATGCGCCGACGACCGCCGACGTCGCCCAGGCCATCGGAAGCCGTATTTTCACCAACTATACCGGGGGCGCCTATGACCCGGCGAACGTCGCGGCGATCGTCTATGACGGCAACGTCAATGCAGCGAGCCAGTCGATCCACGGCGTCGATATCAGCGCGAAATATAGTCTCGCCACAAGAATGGGCGGCCGAATTCAGCTGACGGCGGATGGATCGTATTTGGACAGCAGTCAGCGCCTGACCGCCGATCTGGCACCCGTCCAACTTGCCGGCACCGTCTTCAATCCCGCCCATTTCCGCGGCCGGGTCGGCGCAAGCTGGGATCAAGGCGGGCTTACGTTGACATCCTATGTCAATTACACCGGGCCGGTCGATGACACGCGCATCGGCCTTGTCGGGCGCGCCGGCCCGATGACAACGCTCGATCTCTCCGCCCGCTATCGGTTCGGCGAGCGATCAGGGCTTTTCCACGGGTTCGACATCTCGCTTTCCGCGCTCAACCTGCTCAACGCGAGTCCGAAGGCGATCAAGACCACCGGCGTGTACGACACACCCTATGACCCGCTGAACTATTCGCCGGTTGGTCGCTTCCTCAACCTCGCCATCACGAAGCAATGGTGA
- a CDS encoding Atxe2 family lasso peptide isopeptidase, translating into MDWARSRRSGTAAAMLACGLPGLAGAVTAAPQPTITDLVETKQIDSLSVSPDGTWVAFRVIARSVASNNVTGQWYIQRISGAGMPMPMGHAFTPSVIPLMGIPKDGVSQWAPDSAALYTLVESSAGVQVHRLTTDKDIAVTSDAADVEAFTLSADGRALSYQVRNPRAEIERDQIAEKTQGIHLDRSIITDGLPLTDNFRIGGRTTTLRRVGDEVVDEAWRGDLRQKEVQLDNVPVTSITGPASATPSSVRSVQTRDAMSGSALLPLGSSGSGIILRQLVKANPDGPFGTYRVEAQLPDGRNVVCDAAFCTGSPTSLRQVTFNARGTEIVLLSEPDFRGRTAIEAWNPRTGKTRTIRPEKGALDGGSIYSGRGCEVTDKYLLCVESGPTRPPRLLRIDLDDGSERVLADPNTGLASKHFPRTQLIEWKDGAGRPWNGILVLPDGAPRERPPLVITTYRCRGFLQGGTAWLAPEFILAQQGIAALCMNTNNDIFAQRDARNRIIPMQPYKDILAAYRIVIDDLASRGMIDDKRVGISGHSFSANAATYAVSHSRLFRAAVIGSGPTIDPGTYSIVAPAADSWRKAVYEVIGLPKPLDDPDHIWEKTSPALNAHAVDAAILMQPPESEYLFCLQQYAFLQDAGKDVDMFVYPSEGHMASGQPIHQYWRNKRSVDWFIRWLTPTARPGTP; encoded by the coding sequence ATGGACTGGGCACGTTCACGCCGCTCGGGCACTGCGGCCGCAATGCTGGCCTGCGGCCTGCCGGGCCTCGCCGGTGCGGTAACTGCGGCACCGCAACCGACCATCACCGATCTCGTCGAAACGAAGCAGATCGACAGCCTGTCAGTGTCACCGGACGGAACTTGGGTGGCCTTCCGTGTCATCGCCCGTTCGGTCGCCAGCAATAATGTCACCGGCCAATGGTATATCCAGCGTATCTCCGGGGCGGGAATGCCAATGCCCATGGGCCATGCTTTCACGCCGAGCGTGATACCGCTGATGGGCATCCCCAAAGATGGTGTCAGTCAATGGGCGCCGGATTCCGCGGCGCTTTATACGCTCGTAGAGTCGAGCGCCGGGGTTCAGGTCCATCGACTGACGACGGACAAGGACATCGCGGTGACCTCGGATGCCGCCGATGTAGAGGCGTTCACCTTGTCGGCCGACGGCCGTGCGCTTTCCTATCAGGTCCGCAACCCGCGAGCGGAAATCGAGCGCGATCAGATCGCGGAAAAGACGCAAGGCATTCATCTTGACCGCTCCATCATCACCGACGGACTGCCCCTCACCGACAATTTTCGGATTGGCGGCCGGACGACAACGCTCCGGCGCGTCGGCGACGAAGTGGTGGACGAAGCCTGGCGCGGCGATCTGCGTCAAAAGGAGGTGCAGCTCGACAATGTTCCGGTCACGAGCATAACCGGGCCAGCCAGCGCCACGCCATCTTCCGTCCGGTCCGTCCAGACGCGTGATGCGATGTCGGGATCGGCGCTGCTGCCGCTCGGATCGAGCGGCAGCGGGATCATCCTGCGCCAGTTGGTGAAAGCCAATCCGGACGGCCCGTTCGGCACCTATCGGGTCGAAGCGCAGCTTCCGGACGGACGAAATGTCGTCTGCGACGCCGCCTTCTGCACAGGATCGCCAACATCCCTCAGACAGGTTACCTTCAATGCGCGAGGGACAGAGATCGTCCTGTTATCCGAACCCGATTTCCGCGGACGCACGGCGATCGAAGCATGGAACCCCCGGACGGGCAAAACGCGAACCATCAGACCCGAAAAGGGCGCGCTTGATGGAGGATCAATCTACAGCGGTCGCGGATGTGAAGTCACCGACAAGTATCTGCTGTGTGTCGAGTCCGGCCCAACCCGCCCGCCCCGGCTGCTTCGGATCGATCTCGATGACGGGAGCGAGCGCGTTCTTGCCGACCCGAATACCGGCCTGGCATCGAAGCACTTCCCGCGCACGCAATTGATCGAATGGAAGGATGGAGCGGGACGCCCCTGGAACGGCATTCTCGTGCTGCCGGACGGCGCTCCGCGCGAACGCCCTCCACTCGTCATCACGACATATCGCTGCAGGGGCTTTCTGCAGGGTGGCACGGCGTGGCTCGCGCCCGAATTCATCCTGGCCCAACAGGGCATTGCCGCGCTTTGCATGAACACGAACAACGATATTTTCGCCCAGCGCGACGCGCGCAATCGCATCATCCCGATGCAGCCTTACAAAGACATATTGGCGGCCTATCGGATCGTGATCGATGACCTCGCGTCGCGTGGCATGATCGACGACAAGAGGGTCGGAATTTCGGGCCACAGCTTCAGCGCCAACGCTGCGACATATGCGGTGAGCCATTCCCGTCTTTTTCGTGCCGCCGTGATCGGTTCGGGTCCGACCATCGATCCGGGGACCTATTCGATTGTCGCACCGGCGGCGGATTCGTGGCGCAAGGCGGTCTATGAAGTGATCGGGTTACCGAAGCCGTTGGACGACCCCGACCATATCTGGGAAAAGACCTCACCCGCGCTCAATGCGCATGCGGTCGATGCCGCGATCCTCATGCAGCCACCTGAAAGCGAATATCTTTTCTGTCTGCAGCAATATGCCTTCCTGCAGGACGCGGGGAAAGACGTCGATATGTTCGTCTATCCGTCGGAAGGGCATATGGCGAGCGGTCAGCCGATCCACCAATATTGGCGCAACAAGCGCTCGGTCGACTGGTTTATCCGATGGCTGACCCCCACCGCCAGGCCGGGCACGCCGTAA
- a CDS encoding asparagine synthase-related protein produces MTIGRCLAVIALSPGGIVPPEIIERLSRDTMLQPRFTSANLIVWAGADMPAIPLEPEAGIVIGTVFEGLFPARSIARFDAQQTGAILRSEGRDLHTHLWGRFVAFLRSATENEIRVVRDASPACPIYFTKLGTCLALATQVKDLERAGIAKPAIDLSYIAGHLQLRGFRSHRTALHGIEELGPGEHLVAGAGTHRREQGWSPWSFAARSTQIDDHRMAADLLEKTVDATVGAWATRYRHALLGVSGGLDSSIVAASLSRSDIGLTLLNLLSVEGSPGDERHFANVLGAGLGKEIRLATEAIANIDIRRSDAAHLPRPLSRAFSQSGSRNVEDLTAESGTDVVFSGGGGDNVFCYIQSSAPVADRLLCHAGPGKIFETVRDVSRLSGDGAPRVVRSALKRRGRRHPAYMWKPDFSFLGDAYQTAEFDVRCHPWLMPSSGRLPGKLEHIGLLVLISNFTEGFGYERKYPVLYPLLSQPVVELCLRIPSWMWCRNGVNRAPARDAFRHRLPLEIIQRTTKGSFDRLAIELIERRTQEIEEFLCSGFLSDAGLIKSDDVRRVIQRRAAYSELIWARILALVDVEAWCRSWA; encoded by the coding sequence ATGACGATCGGGCGCTGCCTTGCCGTGATCGCGCTAAGCCCGGGCGGCATCGTCCCGCCGGAAATCATCGAGCGCCTGTCGCGCGATACGATGCTTCAACCCCGTTTTACCAGCGCGAACCTGATCGTCTGGGCCGGTGCCGATATGCCGGCGATCCCGCTCGAGCCCGAGGCTGGTATTGTCATCGGCACGGTTTTCGAGGGATTGTTTCCGGCGCGATCCATAGCGCGGTTCGACGCGCAGCAGACGGGCGCGATCCTTCGCTCCGAAGGGCGGGACCTGCACACGCATTTATGGGGGCGCTTCGTCGCCTTTCTGCGGTCCGCGACCGAAAATGAGATCCGTGTGGTGCGCGATGCCTCACCGGCGTGCCCAATCTATTTCACGAAGCTGGGCACGTGCCTTGCACTCGCAACGCAGGTCAAGGACCTGGAACGGGCAGGGATTGCCAAGCCGGCAATCGATCTTTCCTATATCGCCGGCCATTTGCAATTGCGGGGGTTCCGATCCCACAGAACCGCACTCCATGGCATCGAGGAACTCGGGCCGGGTGAGCATCTTGTCGCCGGGGCAGGGACACATCGGCGTGAACAGGGGTGGTCGCCGTGGTCATTTGCCGCGCGCTCAACCCAGATTGATGATCATCGCATGGCCGCCGACTTGCTGGAGAAGACGGTGGACGCGACGGTCGGGGCGTGGGCGACGCGCTATCGTCATGCGCTGCTTGGCGTATCGGGCGGCCTGGATTCCTCGATTGTCGCGGCGTCGCTTTCCCGGAGCGATATCGGTCTCACGCTCCTCAACCTGTTGAGCGTTGAAGGATCGCCCGGCGACGAACGGCATTTTGCCAATGTGCTGGGCGCCGGCCTTGGCAAGGAAATACGTCTGGCAACCGAAGCGATCGCAAACATCGACATACGACGCTCGGATGCGGCGCATCTGCCGCGTCCGCTATCGCGCGCCTTTTCGCAGTCCGGTTCGCGCAACGTCGAGGATCTGACCGCCGAGAGCGGCACCGATGTCGTCTTCAGCGGCGGCGGCGGCGATAACGTCTTCTGCTATATCCAGTCCTCGGCGCCGGTCGCCGATCGCCTGCTTTGTCATGCCGGCCCGGGCAAGATATTCGAGACCGTGCGTGACGTGAGCAGGCTAAGCGGCGACGGCGCGCCAAGGGTCGTGCGATCCGCCCTGAAGCGGCGTGGCAGGAGGCATCCGGCCTATATGTGGAAACCGGATTTCTCATTTCTCGGAGATGCCTATCAGACCGCCGAGTTCGACGTTCGTTGCCATCCCTGGCTTATGCCGTCGAGCGGGCGCTTGCCGGGAAAGCTGGAGCATATCGGGCTGCTCGTCCTCATCTCCAATTTCACCGAGGGCTTTGGATATGAGCGGAAATATCCGGTGCTCTACCCTTTGCTATCCCAACCGGTCGTCGAGCTGTGCCTACGCATTCCTTCGTGGATGTGGTGCCGCAATGGGGTGAACCGGGCGCCCGCGCGCGATGCCTTTCGACATCGATTGCCGCTGGAGATCATCCAGCGGACAACCAAGGGCAGTTTCGATCGCCTTGCGATCGAATTGATCGAGCGACGAACCCAGGAGATCGAGGAATTCCTGTGTAGCGGCTTCCTGTCCGATGCAGGTTTGATCAAATCTGACGACGTCCGCAGGGTCATTCAGCGGCGAGCGGCGTATAGCGAGCTTATCTGGGCCCGCATTCTCGCGTTGGTCGATGTCGAGGCATGGTGCCGCAGCTGGGCTTAG
- a CDS encoding lasso peptide biosynthesis B2 protein yields MKEALHVAMSGKGASANQIALIERLVGRGVLAAAAERSDHPVSVVRDDAARPAGRVPANTIALAQFATALLGMVATMREVRRRSLRDIMADLRDAKARIAVRGACPLDDMSSIAGIAGAARGADFLFGANRWCLPRSICTMRMMMARGFAPRMVIGVVDRPFQAHCWVEIDAFIVTDAPDHVATFRPILTI; encoded by the coding sequence ATGAAGGAGGCGCTGCATGTGGCGATGTCAGGGAAGGGCGCCAGCGCAAACCAGATCGCATTGATCGAAAGGCTGGTCGGCCGCGGTGTTCTGGCAGCAGCGGCGGAGCGATCGGACCACCCCGTGTCCGTTGTGCGAGATGACGCGGCGCGGCCCGCAGGTCGCGTGCCAGCGAATACTATCGCGTTGGCGCAGTTCGCAACGGCGCTCCTGGGCATGGTGGCGACGATGCGCGAAGTGCGCAGGCGGTCGCTACGCGACATCATGGCGGACCTTCGCGATGCCAAGGCGCGCATTGCCGTCCGCGGCGCTTGTCCGCTGGATGACATGTCGTCGATCGCGGGAATAGCCGGTGCGGCGCGCGGCGCGGATTTTCTCTTTGGCGCCAATCGCTGGTGCCTGCCGCGATCGATTTGCACCATGCGGATGATGATGGCGCGCGGGTTCGCGCCGAGGATGGTGATCGGCGTCGTCGACCGCCCGTTTCAGGCACATTGCTGGGTCGAGATTGACGCATTCATTGTCACCGACGCTCCGGACCATGTCGCAACGTTCCGGCCGATCCTGACGATATGA
- a CDS encoding benenodin family lasso peptide, whose product MERREDHDPELIDLGAASVETKGPLGGHLDGVSGITNPGLSDADD is encoded by the coding sequence ATGGAACGGCGTGAGGATCATGATCCCGAACTGATCGACCTGGGCGCTGCAAGCGTCGAGACCAAGGGGCCGCTTGGCGGGCACCTCGACGGCGTCTCGGGCATTACCAACCCCGGTCTTTCCGACGCGGACGACTGA
- a CDS encoding GntR family transcriptional regulator, whose product MAPEAVVAERAYRLLKADIVAGRFKPGQIIVERALASEHGISIAPLRDGAQRLVGERLLEPALRGGYRLPAIAERDLRDLYQWHDHLVRLILGSADRAMFGVFAIREQPDLTSAQAAKAATALFRLVGECSTNREHAHALLAANDRLESVRQHEASLLPHLAEEFGQLQIALLRGSDRDRLGRLRAYHRRRIRRVDKIIAVLTTPETS is encoded by the coding sequence ATGGCGCCTGAAGCTGTCGTTGCGGAACGCGCCTATCGCTTGCTCAAGGCGGATATTGTCGCCGGTCGGTTCAAACCGGGGCAGATCATCGTCGAGCGCGCGCTGGCCAGCGAGCACGGCATATCAATCGCGCCGCTGCGGGACGGTGCCCAGCGCCTTGTCGGCGAGAGGTTGCTCGAACCGGCGCTGCGCGGCGGATATCGACTGCCGGCAATCGCCGAGCGCGACTTGCGTGACCTCTACCAATGGCATGACCATCTGGTGCGATTGATCCTGGGGTCGGCGGATCGAGCGATGTTCGGGGTGTTCGCGATCCGGGAGCAGCCAGATCTCACGAGCGCGCAGGCCGCGAAAGCGGCGACGGCATTGTTTCGTTTGGTCGGCGAATGTAGCACCAACCGGGAACACGCCCACGCGCTCCTTGCTGCCAATGACCGGCTCGAATCTGTTCGACAGCACGAGGCCAGCTTGCTGCCCCATCTCGCCGAGGAATTCGGGCAACTTCAGATTGCGCTTTTACGCGGTTCAGATCGTGACCGTTTGGGGCGTCTGCGCGCGTATCACCGGCGAAGAATTCGTCGCGTGGACAAGATTATCGCGGTGCTAACGACGCCGGAAACATCGTGA
- a CDS encoding transcriptional regulator, producing MMLQSPQAIEGDVFGFIKELSGKLIERRRRRDRVSQSRLAQVVTRSERWLREIEAGVATSMLEDHIRCAHALQMATPHLFIPLLAMEHKMAVPRELLLQDDLWDLECELLEVVGRHQHAVASRLSARASVNGRGER from the coding sequence ATGATGCTCCAAAGTCCGCAAGCGATCGAAGGCGACGTTTTCGGGTTCATCAAGGAGCTGTCCGGAAAGCTCATCGAGCGGCGCCGGCGCAGGGACAGGGTCTCGCAGTCGCGCCTGGCGCAAGTGGTGACGCGCAGCGAGCGCTGGTTGCGCGAGATTGAAGCCGGCGTCGCGACCTCGATGCTGGAGGATCATATCCGGTGCGCGCATGCGTTGCAGATGGCGACGCCGCATTTGTTCATTCCCCTGCTCGCGATGGAGCACAAGATGGCCGTACCGCGTGAACTTCTGTTGCAAGACGATCTCTGGGATCTCGAATGCGAGCTTCTCGAGGTGGTTGGTCGCCACCAGCATGCGGTTGCATCGCGATTGAGCGCGCGCGCCAGCGTGAACGGTCGGGGCGAGCGGTGA
- a CDS encoding DUF2285 domain-containing protein: MLAVRATPLQQWKDGWAAHSFDLARFPDHVLVDDGQEHIRIDHPGGVIRLDVISGSLRDGPVTLAVEIGHDDRFAIQLATLREFATSIAGGGIGTPGHGRLSGLFMALHAVDARAAGASLRTIANLLLGDGDWPGDGEYRKSRARRMIAVGTQLCRAGPLPILAMR, from the coding sequence GTGCTCGCGGTGCGCGCCACCCCGCTGCAGCAATGGAAAGACGGTTGGGCGGCGCATTCGTTCGATCTTGCCCGCTTCCCCGACCATGTCCTCGTCGATGACGGACAGGAACATATCCGCATCGATCACCCGGGCGGGGTGATCAGACTCGATGTCATCAGCGGCAGTCTGCGCGATGGCCCGGTGACGCTGGCGGTCGAGATTGGCCATGATGATCGCTTCGCCATCCAGCTCGCCACGTTGCGCGAGTTCGCCACGTCGATTGCGGGAGGCGGCATCGGCACACCCGGCCATGGGCGGCTGTCAGGATTGTTCATGGCGCTGCACGCAGTCGATGCCCGCGCCGCGGGCGCGAGCCTGCGCACCATCGCCAACCTGCTCCTCGGCGACGGTGATTGGCCCGGCGACGGCGAGTATCGCAAATCCCGCGCGCGCCGCATGATCGCGGTCGGTACGCAATTGTGCCGCGCCGGGCCGCTGCCGATCCTCGCGATGCGGTGA
- a CDS encoding zincin-like metallopeptidase domain-containing protein, whose amino-acid sequence MRQKSNRRARDKAGAEQTTAPATEPRTSLYDEVTRRIVTELEAGRFPWVQPWGKNGGSGPGLPRNALTARPYSGVNVLILWGAVIEQGWPSQSWLTFRQALAAGGCVRKGEHGTTIVYADLFTPEAEKARARETGGDARAIPFLKRFTVFNVAQCEGLRDGLAADPTPLPEREIVPVAESVIAASGVDFRIGGDKAFYMPSRDVVQVPPQPAFFDQINYYRTALHEICHASGHSSRLNRNLANAFGSKDYAREELIAEMGSAFLCAALGIVPTVRHADYLASWLDVLPEDNRAIFRAASAASKAADWLLARHAAAQAGMAQDDSSERRAVA is encoded by the coding sequence ATGCGCCAGAAAAGCAACCGTCGCGCGCGGGACAAGGCGGGGGCGGAGCAGACCACCGCGCCCGCCACCGAGCCGCGCACCAGCCTCTACGACGAGGTCACCCGCCGGATCGTCACCGAACTGGAAGCGGGCCGGTTTCCATGGGTCCAGCCATGGGGCAAGAACGGTGGCAGCGGCCCGGGCTTGCCGCGCAACGCGCTGACCGCCCGACCTTATTCCGGGGTAAACGTGCTGATCCTGTGGGGGGCCGTAATCGAGCAGGGCTGGCCGTCGCAAAGCTGGCTTACCTTCAGGCAGGCGCTGGCAGCCGGGGGCTGCGTCCGCAAAGGCGAGCATGGCACGACCATCGTCTATGCCGACCTTTTCACCCCCGAAGCGGAGAAAGCGCGCGCCCGCGAAACGGGCGGGGACGCGCGGGCGATCCCGTTCCTGAAGCGATTCACCGTCTTCAATGTCGCGCAATGCGAAGGGTTGCGCGACGGCCTCGCCGCCGATCCAACCCCACTTCCCGAACGCGAGATCGTGCCCGTCGCGGAAAGCGTGATCGCCGCCAGCGGCGTCGATTTCCGCATCGGCGGCGACAAGGCTTTCTATATGCCCTCGCGCGATGTCGTGCAGGTGCCCCCGCAGCCAGCGTTCTTCGATCAGATCAATTACTACCGCACCGCGCTGCACGAAATTTGTCACGCCAGTGGCCATAGTTCGCGCCTCAATCGCAATCTCGCCAACGCCTTCGGCTCAAAGGATTATGCCCGCGAGGAATTAATTGCCGAGATGGGATCGGCCTTCCTGTGCGCCGCGCTCGGCATCGTGCCCACCGTCCGCCACGCCGATTATCTGGCAAGCTGGCTCGACGTCCTGCCCGAGGACAATCGCGCGATCTTCCGCGCCGCCAGCGCCGCCTCCAAGGCCGCCGACTGGCTGCTCGCCCGCCACGCGGCGGCACAGGCCGGAATGGCGCAGGATGATAGCAGCGAACGGAGGGCGGTGGCATGA